In the Pantanalinema sp. genome, one interval contains:
- a CDS encoding GTP-binding protein, with protein MARAKFERNKTHVNIGTIGHVDHGKTTLTAAITMTLAAAGNAKAMAYADIDAAPEEKARGITINTAHVEYETGNRHYAHVDCPGHADYVKNMITGAAQMDGAILVCSAADGPMPQTREHILLSRQVGVPHIVVFLNKADMVDDVELLELVEMEVRELLSAYKFPGDDIPFVAGSALKAVEQMTANPKTQR; from the coding sequence ATGGCCAGAGCGAAGTTCGAGCGCAACAAGACGCACGTCAACATCGGCACGATCGGTCACGTCGACCACGGCAAGACCACCCTGACCGCCGCCATCACGATGACCCTGGCTGCCGCCGGCAACGCGAAGGCGATGGCCTACGCCGACATCGACGCGGCCCCCGAAGAGAAGGCCCGCGGCATCACCATCAACACCGCCCACGTCGAGTACGAGACGGGCAACCGCCACTACGCTCACGTCGACTGCCCCGGCCACGCCGACTACGTCAAGAACATGATCACCGGTGCCGCCCAGATGGACGGCGCGATCCTCGTTTGCTCGGCCGCTGACGGTCCCATGCCCCAGACCCGCGAGCACATCCTCCTCAGCCGCCAGGTCGGCGTTCCCCACATCGTCGTGTTCCTCAACAAGGCCGACATGGTGGACGACGTCGAGCTCCTCGAGCTGGTCGAGATGGAAGTCCGCGAGCTGCTCAGCGCCTACAAGTTCCCCGGCGACGACATCCCCTTCGTCGCGGGCTCGGCCCTCAAGGCCGTCGAGCAGATGACCGCCAACCCCAAGACCCAGCGC
- a CDS encoding acetyltransferase: MRRRLYIIGTGGLAREMAMVAEQVNAREHRWDFAGFIGSGSAVVGKDLGLGVIVGNDRWLLEQDLEADLVIAIGRPKVRASVLTEYVQQAERFQFPNLIHPDATLDFRRIDFGQGNVVSAGCRFTCDIEVKDFNLFGANATVSHDAVIGSYNVVSPGVNISGGVQIGDRVLLGPGSQIMGYVSIGDDVLIDPCLVVRHDILDPLDVFLG, translated from the coding sequence ATGCGCCGCCGCCTCTACATCATCGGCACGGGGGGCCTGGCCCGCGAGATGGCCATGGTCGCCGAACAAGTGAACGCGCGCGAGCACCGCTGGGACTTCGCGGGCTTCATCGGCAGCGGCTCGGCGGTGGTGGGCAAGGACCTCGGCCTGGGCGTCATCGTGGGCAACGATCGCTGGCTGCTGGAGCAGGACCTGGAGGCGGATCTGGTGATCGCCATCGGTCGCCCCAAGGTGCGCGCCTCCGTGCTCACCGAGTACGTGCAGCAAGCCGAGCGCTTCCAGTTCCCCAACCTGATCCACCCGGACGCGACGCTGGACTTCCGGCGGATCGACTTCGGCCAGGGCAACGTGGTCTCGGCCGGGTGCCGCTTCACCTGCGACATCGAGGTCAAGGACTTCAATCTCTTCGGCGCGAATGCCACCGTCTCGCACGACGCGGTGATCGGCAGCTACAACGTCGTGAGCCCGGGGGTCAACATCTCGGGCGGGGTACAGATCGGCGATCGCGTCCTGCTGGGCCCCGGTAGCCAGATCATGGGCTACGTCTCGATCGGCGACGACGTCCTGATCGATCCATGCCTGGTGGTGCGCCACGACATCCTGGACCCCCTCGACGTCTTTCTCGGCTAG
- a CDS encoding vWA domain-containing protein, translating into MRLDRRLSSLALLALTLALGSGCESGLTRSLGLGGASATSAQGDVAPGYPAGEQQGSGLKGGEVDDNAQFEAYLSYLSSYSGGGVVPLDVSDRYQFWLRDTASRSVSNATLTVLAGSDEVFSAKSASNGRVLFFPRAFPLAAQASDSFTVRVEKGAQQFTRTIPRGAERSVVLDWPDARAQIPPKVDLCFTLDVTGSMGDELSRIQTTIGDIAARIKSLPDAPALRYGLVAYRDRGDDFVTRPFDFTSDLETFRSRLDSLAAAGGGDYPEALNEGVGTSIDALGWDASESVRLMFVVGDAPPHLDYPQDPPYTTHMVKAARRGIKIYPLGASGLDARGEYVFRQMAQFTGGKFLFLTYGGQTSHQVGPVQENNLDDLVVGIVKAELADLK; encoded by the coding sequence ATGCGCCTTGATCGTCGTCTGAGTTCGCTTGCGCTCCTGGCGCTGACCCTCGCCCTCGGCTCCGGGTGCGAGAGCGGCTTGACCCGCAGCCTCGGGCTGGGCGGAGCATCCGCCACGTCCGCGCAGGGGGACGTGGCGCCTGGGTATCCGGCAGGGGAGCAGCAGGGCTCGGGCCTCAAGGGAGGCGAGGTGGACGACAATGCCCAGTTCGAGGCCTACCTGTCTTACCTGTCGAGCTACTCCGGCGGAGGCGTCGTCCCGCTGGACGTCTCCGATCGTTATCAGTTCTGGCTCAGGGACACGGCGTCCAGGAGCGTTTCCAACGCCACGCTCACCGTCCTCGCGGGATCCGACGAGGTTTTCTCGGCGAAGTCCGCGAGCAACGGTCGCGTCCTCTTCTTCCCCAGGGCCTTCCCGCTCGCCGCGCAGGCGAGCGACTCGTTCACGGTGCGCGTGGAGAAGGGGGCGCAGCAGTTCACGCGGACGATCCCGCGAGGCGCCGAGCGAAGCGTCGTGCTCGATTGGCCCGATGCCCGCGCCCAGATCCCGCCCAAGGTCGACCTCTGCTTCACGCTGGACGTGACGGGCAGCATGGGGGACGAGCTGAGCCGCATCCAGACGACCATCGGCGACATCGCCGCGCGGATCAAGAGCTTGCCGGATGCGCCCGCGCTTCGCTACGGCCTGGTGGCGTATCGCGATCGCGGCGACGACTTCGTGACGCGCCCCTTCGACTTCACCTCCGACCTCGAGACCTTCCGCTCGCGCCTCGACTCGCTGGCGGCCGCGGGCGGCGGCGACTACCCCGAGGCCCTCAACGAGGGGGTGGGGACCTCGATCGACGCCCTCGGCTGGGACGCGTCGGAGAGCGTGCGCCTGATGTTCGTGGTGGGCGACGCCCCCCCGCACCTGGACTATCCGCAGGACCCGCCCTACACGACCCACATGGTCAAGGCCGCGCGGCGCGGCATCAAGATCTACCCGCTCGGTGCGAGCGGCCTGGATGCTCGGGGCGAGTACGTCTTTCGACAGATGGCTCAGTTCACCGGCGGGAAGTTCCTCTTCCTGACCTACGGGGGCCAGACCTCGCACCAGGTGGGCCCCGTCCAGGAGAACAACCTGGACGATCTGGTGGTGGGCATCGTCAAAGCCGAGCTGGCCGATCTGAAATAA
- the sugE gene encoding quaternary ammonium compound efflux SMR transporter SugE yields MAWAWLLIAGICEIVWATGLKYTEGFSKLWPSVGTVIVMIASFVFLAQAMKQLPLGTAYTVWTGIGAVGTVLVGIFLLGESRDPLRLLFVALIIAGIIGVKMTGNAH; encoded by the coding sequence TTGGCATGGGCATGGCTGCTGATCGCGGGGATCTGCGAGATCGTCTGGGCGACGGGCCTCAAGTACACCGAGGGCTTCTCCAAGCTCTGGCCCAGCGTGGGCACCGTGATCGTGATGATCGCAAGCTTCGTCTTCCTGGCACAGGCCATGAAGCAGCTGCCCCTGGGGACGGCCTACACCGTCTGGACGGGGATCGGGGCCGTCGGCACGGTGCTGGTCGGGATCTTCCTGCTGGGTGAGTCGCGCGATCCGTTGCGCCTGCTCTTCGTCGCCCTGATCATCGCGGGGATCATCGGCGTCAAGATGACGGGCAACGCGCACTAA